A region from the Rhodamnia argentea isolate NSW1041297 chromosome 7, ASM2092103v1, whole genome shotgun sequence genome encodes:
- the LOC115737638 gene encoding pentatricopeptide repeat-containing protein At4g13650 isoform X1 → MVRVTALFRRSRSSRSLLERIAPTQQLSRLKVMPRFLSLLRHHQSPRDIIIRARYVYAQCLHWTSSSLDSKQVGSCWANREDEPSLHEGSSSAGSLSLKGHEKLHATMSKTGPFTSSERILGIDHPGCDIDGARKVLDDMLTRSSSSWNMIISASRLNGEAVGLFCRMTAENIRPDENIFASVLKACSGNRISLHLVKEIHGKIVCHGFGTSPLVCNPLIDLYSKKGFIDDAKRVFVMLHSRDSTSWVAMISGFSQNGREREALLLFCWMHNNAVRPTPYLLSSILSACTKIELFKLGEQVHDLILRWGFSTQICVCNALLTLYCRVEDWTSAELIFSGMEFRDGVSYNSLIAGLAQHELFNEAVKLFDSMLADCFRPNHVTVATLLSACADAGYLQTGKQLHSYAVKTGILSEVVIEGSLLDLYVKCSDIKTAHKCFLSTNRQNVVLWNLMLVAFGQSGNLIELLEIRSKMQIEGIVPNQYTYPSILKTCISLGALYQGEQIHSHVIKSGFQHNVYVCSVLLEMYAKCGKLDTARNILNRLTEDVVSWTTMIAGYIHHDLFAEALQLFKEMQNQGIQLDNIGLSTAITASAGVPALNQGRQIHAQCWVSGFSLDLSIGNALLSLYSRCGRIKEAYSVFEKVDVEDNVSWNALISGFGQSGCHEEALQIFARMNKAGVEANLYTFCSAVKAAASTANMILGRQIHAAMITTGYYSKTEASNALITLYAKCGSICDAKREFDDMPEKSEVSWNAIINGYSQHGYGVEAVDLFDKMMQQEMTPNSITFVGALSACSHVGLVEKGLKYFESMEVDFCLVPEPEHYVCIVDLLGRAGHLRRAKRFVEEMPIEPDAMIWRTLLSACTIHKHVEIGEFAAHHLQGIEPEDSAAYVLLSNMYALTGNWDLRDSTRQVMKERGVKKEPGRSWIEVKNSVHAFYAGDRLHPLTDEIYKNLGDLNSQAAEIGYVENQCSLWSDAEQGQKDPMMFVHSEKLAIAFGILSLPELIPVRVIKNIRICDDCHNWIKFVSKISSRTIIVRDAYRFHHFNGGLCSCRDYW, encoded by the coding sequence ATGGTTCGAGTCACTGCCCTGTTCCGCCGGTCGCGTTCTTCACGTTCCTTGCTGGAACGCATTGCTCCGACACAGCAGCTGTCGAGGTTGAAGGTAATGCCTCGTTTCTTGTCGCTACTTCGTCACCACCAGAGTCCGCGCGACATCATAATCCGTGCCCGTTATGTTTACGCTCAGTGTCTCCATTGGACCTCAAGCAGCTTGGACTCGAAGCAAGTGGGTAGTTGCTGGGCCAATCGCGAGGACGAGCCGTCGCTCCACGAAGGGTCTTCAAGTGCCGGGTCTTTATCACTGAAAGGCCACGAGAAGCTCCATGCTACGATGTCAAAGACGGGTCCATTCACTTCGAGTGAGCGGATTCTGGGTATTGATCACCCGGGTTGTGACATTGATGGTGCTCGTAAGGTCCTCGATGATATGCTTACGAGAAGCTCGTCCTCGTGGAATATGATAATATCTGCCAGCAGGCTGAATGGTGAAGCAGTGGGTCTTTTTTGTCGGATGACAGCTGAAAATATTCGTCCTGACGAGAACATATTCGCTTCGGTTTTGAAAGCCTGCTCAGGCAATAGAATTTCCCTCCATCTTGTCAAAGAGATTCATGGTAAAATTGTTTGTCATGGTTTTGGGACTAGCCCATTGGTGTGTAATCCGCTAATCGATCTGTATTCCAAAAAGGGGTTCATTGACGACGCCAAAAGGGTTTTTGTAATGTTGCACTCTAGGGACAGCACTTCTTGGGTCGCGATGatttctggtttttctcaaaaTGGTCGTGAGAGAGAAGCTCTTCTCTTATTCTGTTGGATGCATAATAATGCAGTTCGGCCAACACCGTATCTTCTCTCCAGTATACTGAGTGCCTGCACAAAGATTGAGCTGTTCAAGCTTGGAGAGCAGGTCCATGATCTCATTTTAAGGTGGGGATTCTCCACTCAAATTTGCGTATGCAATGCTCTTTTAACATTGTACTGCCGAGTAGAAGACTGGACATCTGCTGAGCTGATATTTAGTGGGATGGAATTTAGAGATGGCGTGTCATACAACTCGCTTATAGCTGGGCTCGCTCAACATGAACTTTTCAATGAGGCTGTAAAGCTATTTGATAGTATGCTGGCTGACTGCTTCAGACCAAACCATGTTACTGTAGCAACCCTCCTGAGTGCTTGTGCTGATGCTGGGTATCTCCAGACAGGAAAACAACTTCACTCATATGCAGTAAAAACAGGAATTCTGTCCGAAGTTGTTATTGAAGGTTCGCTGCTTGATCTGTATGTGAAATGCTCCGACATAAAAACTGCACATAAATGCTTTCTCTCAACTAATAGACAGAATGTGGTCTTATGGAATCTGATGCTTGTTGCATTTGGTCAGTCAGGCAATTTGATTGAGTTGCTTGAGATACGTAgtaagatgcagattgaaggcATTGTGCCAAATCAATATACATACCCAAGCATACTTAAAACCTGCATCTCTTTGGGAGCTCTCTACCAAGGGGAACAGATACACTCTCACGTCATCAAGAGTGGATTTCAGCATAATGTGTATGTCTGCAGTGTGCTATTAGAGATGTACGCCAAATGTGGAAAGTTAGATACTGCTCGAAATATACTTAATAGACTCACCGAAGATGTTGTCTCTTGGACGACAATGATTGCAGGGTACATACATCACGATTTATTTGCTGAAGCTTTACAACTTTTCAAAGAAATGCAGAACCAAGGTATCCAATTAGATAATATCGGATTATCAACTGCCATCACTGCAAGTGCTGGTGTCCCAGCACTCAATCAAGGACGCCAGATACATGCGCAGTGCTGGGTCTCTGGTTTCTCACTTGATCTGTCAATTGGAAATGCACTTCTTAGTCTTTACAGTAGATGTGGTAGAATAAAAGAAGCATATTCAGTATTTGAGAAGGTTGATGTTGAAGATAACGTATCATGGAATGCACTGATATCTGGGTTTGGACAGAGTGGTTGTCATGAGGAGGCACTGCAGATTTTCGCTCGGATGAATAAAGCTGGAGTTGAAGCTAACTTATACACCTTTTGCTCTGCTGTAAAAGCAGCTGCTAGCACAGCAAATATGATattggggaggcaaattcatgctgCAATGATAACAACAGGTTATTATTCCAAAACTGAGGCTTCCAATGCCTTGATCACATTGTATGCGAAATGTGGCAGCATTTGCGATGCCAAAAGGGAATttgatgacatgcctgaaaaaAGCGAGGTTTCTTGGAATGCCATTATAAATGGTTATTCTCAGCATGGATATGGTGTAGAAGCAGTGGATTTGTTTGATAAGATGATGCAGCAAGAAATGACACCAAATTCCATTACCTTTGTGGGAGCTTTGTCTGCATGCAGCCATGTTGGATTGGTAGAGAAAGGACTCAAGTATTTCGAGTCTATGGAAGTAGACTTTTGTTTGGTGCCAGAACCTGAACATTATGTCTGCATTGTGGATCTTCTTGGTCGTGCAGGCCATCTGAGGCGTGCCAAGAGGTTTGTGGAGGAGATGCCAATAGAACCAGATGCCATGATTTGGAGGACTCTATTAAGTGCCTGCACAATCCATAAGCATGTGGAAATTGGTGAATTTGCTGCCCACCATCTTCAAGGGATAGAACCTGAAGATTCAGCTGCTTATGTTCTCCTATCAAATATGTATGCATTAACTGGAAATTGGGATCTCAGAGATTCAACGAGGCAAGTGATGAAAGAGAGAGGTGTGAAGAAAGAACCAGGTCGTAGCTGGATAGAGGTCAAAAACTCAGTCCATGCCTTCTATGCAGGTGATAGACTACACCCATTGACCGATGAGATATACAAAAACCTGGGGGATCTGAATTCCCAGGCAGCAGAAATCGGTTATGTGGAAAATCAATGTAGCCTGTGGAGTGATGCTGAGCAAGGACAAAAAGACCCTATGATGTTTGTTCACAGCGAGAAACTGGCCATTGCTTTTGGTATTCTTAGCTTGCCTGAGTTAATCCCAGTCCGGGTAATAAAAAACATTCGTATCTGTGACGACTGTCACAATTGGATCAAATTTGTATCGAAGATATCAAGCCGAACCATCATTGTGCGAGATGCATATCGCTTTCATCACTTCAATGGTGGTCTTTGTTCATGTAGAGACTATTGGTAA
- the LOC115737638 gene encoding pentatricopeptide repeat-containing protein At4g13650 isoform X2: MVRVTALFRRSRSSRSLLERIAPTQQLSRLKCLHWTSSSLDSKQVGSCWANREDEPSLHEGSSSAGSLSLKGHEKLHATMSKTGPFTSSERILGIDHPGCDIDGARKVLDDMLTRSSSSWNMIISASRLNGEAVGLFCRMTAENIRPDENIFASVLKACSGNRISLHLVKEIHGKIVCHGFGTSPLVCNPLIDLYSKKGFIDDAKRVFVMLHSRDSTSWVAMISGFSQNGREREALLLFCWMHNNAVRPTPYLLSSILSACTKIELFKLGEQVHDLILRWGFSTQICVCNALLTLYCRVEDWTSAELIFSGMEFRDGVSYNSLIAGLAQHELFNEAVKLFDSMLADCFRPNHVTVATLLSACADAGYLQTGKQLHSYAVKTGILSEVVIEGSLLDLYVKCSDIKTAHKCFLSTNRQNVVLWNLMLVAFGQSGNLIELLEIRSKMQIEGIVPNQYTYPSILKTCISLGALYQGEQIHSHVIKSGFQHNVYVCSVLLEMYAKCGKLDTARNILNRLTEDVVSWTTMIAGYIHHDLFAEALQLFKEMQNQGIQLDNIGLSTAITASAGVPALNQGRQIHAQCWVSGFSLDLSIGNALLSLYSRCGRIKEAYSVFEKVDVEDNVSWNALISGFGQSGCHEEALQIFARMNKAGVEANLYTFCSAVKAAASTANMILGRQIHAAMITTGYYSKTEASNALITLYAKCGSICDAKREFDDMPEKSEVSWNAIINGYSQHGYGVEAVDLFDKMMQQEMTPNSITFVGALSACSHVGLVEKGLKYFESMEVDFCLVPEPEHYVCIVDLLGRAGHLRRAKRFVEEMPIEPDAMIWRTLLSACTIHKHVEIGEFAAHHLQGIEPEDSAAYVLLSNMYALTGNWDLRDSTRQVMKERGVKKEPGRSWIEVKNSVHAFYAGDRLHPLTDEIYKNLGDLNSQAAEIGYVENQCSLWSDAEQGQKDPMMFVHSEKLAIAFGILSLPELIPVRVIKNIRICDDCHNWIKFVSKISSRTIIVRDAYRFHHFNGGLCSCRDYW, from the exons ATGGTTCGAGTCACTGCCCTGTTCCGCCGGTCGCGTTCTTCACGTTCCTTGCTGGAACGCATTGCTCCGACACAGCAGCTGTCGAGGTTGAAG TGTCTCCATTGGACCTCAAGCAGCTTGGACTCGAAGCAAGTGGGTAGTTGCTGGGCCAATCGCGAGGACGAGCCGTCGCTCCACGAAGGGTCTTCAAGTGCCGGGTCTTTATCACTGAAAGGCCACGAGAAGCTCCATGCTACGATGTCAAAGACGGGTCCATTCACTTCGAGTGAGCGGATTCTGGGTATTGATCACCCGGGTTGTGACATTGATGGTGCTCGTAAGGTCCTCGATGATATGCTTACGAGAAGCTCGTCCTCGTGGAATATGATAATATCTGCCAGCAGGCTGAATGGTGAAGCAGTGGGTCTTTTTTGTCGGATGACAGCTGAAAATATTCGTCCTGACGAGAACATATTCGCTTCGGTTTTGAAAGCCTGCTCAGGCAATAGAATTTCCCTCCATCTTGTCAAAGAGATTCATGGTAAAATTGTTTGTCATGGTTTTGGGACTAGCCCATTGGTGTGTAATCCGCTAATCGATCTGTATTCCAAAAAGGGGTTCATTGACGACGCCAAAAGGGTTTTTGTAATGTTGCACTCTAGGGACAGCACTTCTTGGGTCGCGATGatttctggtttttctcaaaaTGGTCGTGAGAGAGAAGCTCTTCTCTTATTCTGTTGGATGCATAATAATGCAGTTCGGCCAACACCGTATCTTCTCTCCAGTATACTGAGTGCCTGCACAAAGATTGAGCTGTTCAAGCTTGGAGAGCAGGTCCATGATCTCATTTTAAGGTGGGGATTCTCCACTCAAATTTGCGTATGCAATGCTCTTTTAACATTGTACTGCCGAGTAGAAGACTGGACATCTGCTGAGCTGATATTTAGTGGGATGGAATTTAGAGATGGCGTGTCATACAACTCGCTTATAGCTGGGCTCGCTCAACATGAACTTTTCAATGAGGCTGTAAAGCTATTTGATAGTATGCTGGCTGACTGCTTCAGACCAAACCATGTTACTGTAGCAACCCTCCTGAGTGCTTGTGCTGATGCTGGGTATCTCCAGACAGGAAAACAACTTCACTCATATGCAGTAAAAACAGGAATTCTGTCCGAAGTTGTTATTGAAGGTTCGCTGCTTGATCTGTATGTGAAATGCTCCGACATAAAAACTGCACATAAATGCTTTCTCTCAACTAATAGACAGAATGTGGTCTTATGGAATCTGATGCTTGTTGCATTTGGTCAGTCAGGCAATTTGATTGAGTTGCTTGAGATACGTAgtaagatgcagattgaaggcATTGTGCCAAATCAATATACATACCCAAGCATACTTAAAACCTGCATCTCTTTGGGAGCTCTCTACCAAGGGGAACAGATACACTCTCACGTCATCAAGAGTGGATTTCAGCATAATGTGTATGTCTGCAGTGTGCTATTAGAGATGTACGCCAAATGTGGAAAGTTAGATACTGCTCGAAATATACTTAATAGACTCACCGAAGATGTTGTCTCTTGGACGACAATGATTGCAGGGTACATACATCACGATTTATTTGCTGAAGCTTTACAACTTTTCAAAGAAATGCAGAACCAAGGTATCCAATTAGATAATATCGGATTATCAACTGCCATCACTGCAAGTGCTGGTGTCCCAGCACTCAATCAAGGACGCCAGATACATGCGCAGTGCTGGGTCTCTGGTTTCTCACTTGATCTGTCAATTGGAAATGCACTTCTTAGTCTTTACAGTAGATGTGGTAGAATAAAAGAAGCATATTCAGTATTTGAGAAGGTTGATGTTGAAGATAACGTATCATGGAATGCACTGATATCTGGGTTTGGACAGAGTGGTTGTCATGAGGAGGCACTGCAGATTTTCGCTCGGATGAATAAAGCTGGAGTTGAAGCTAACTTATACACCTTTTGCTCTGCTGTAAAAGCAGCTGCTAGCACAGCAAATATGATattggggaggcaaattcatgctgCAATGATAACAACAGGTTATTATTCCAAAACTGAGGCTTCCAATGCCTTGATCACATTGTATGCGAAATGTGGCAGCATTTGCGATGCCAAAAGGGAATttgatgacatgcctgaaaaaAGCGAGGTTTCTTGGAATGCCATTATAAATGGTTATTCTCAGCATGGATATGGTGTAGAAGCAGTGGATTTGTTTGATAAGATGATGCAGCAAGAAATGACACCAAATTCCATTACCTTTGTGGGAGCTTTGTCTGCATGCAGCCATGTTGGATTGGTAGAGAAAGGACTCAAGTATTTCGAGTCTATGGAAGTAGACTTTTGTTTGGTGCCAGAACCTGAACATTATGTCTGCATTGTGGATCTTCTTGGTCGTGCAGGCCATCTGAGGCGTGCCAAGAGGTTTGTGGAGGAGATGCCAATAGAACCAGATGCCATGATTTGGAGGACTCTATTAAGTGCCTGCACAATCCATAAGCATGTGGAAATTGGTGAATTTGCTGCCCACCATCTTCAAGGGATAGAACCTGAAGATTCAGCTGCTTATGTTCTCCTATCAAATATGTATGCATTAACTGGAAATTGGGATCTCAGAGATTCAACGAGGCAAGTGATGAAAGAGAGAGGTGTGAAGAAAGAACCAGGTCGTAGCTGGATAGAGGTCAAAAACTCAGTCCATGCCTTCTATGCAGGTGATAGACTACACCCATTGACCGATGAGATATACAAAAACCTGGGGGATCTGAATTCCCAGGCAGCAGAAATCGGTTATGTGGAAAATCAATGTAGCCTGTGGAGTGATGCTGAGCAAGGACAAAAAGACCCTATGATGTTTGTTCACAGCGAGAAACTGGCCATTGCTTTTGGTATTCTTAGCTTGCCTGAGTTAATCCCAGTCCGGGTAATAAAAAACATTCGTATCTGTGACGACTGTCACAATTGGATCAAATTTGTATCGAAGATATCAAGCCGAACCATCATTGTGCGAGATGCATATCGCTTTCATCACTTCAATGGTGGTCTTTGTTCATGTAGAGACTATTGGTAA